Sequence from the Fragaria vesca subsp. vesca linkage group LG4, FraVesHawaii_1.0, whole genome shotgun sequence genome:
CTCTATTGATTACAAGAACTGTAAATATTGTACCCAAGTGTGAAGATCTTCTGAAAGTTGCAGCAGCAGGACCTTTGGTTGGATTTATATTTATTCCTCAAGTTGATTGGGTTTAGACTTAAAGGAAAGACTTGTGTATTTGTGCAAGTCTTTCTGCAGATATGGATTGTATATTGATTTATTTTATGAATTTGAGTTTCTTGGAATACTGTTTTGGATGTTGTGTAATATGTTTTTCATGTTTTGAGTAGTCTATGAAGGGATCGAGTTCAAAATGCATGAGCCACTGTTATTGAGTAAAGAATATGGTTCAATTTGTGTTTTGTTTATACAAGTTTCTTTCCGGTCATTGTATTAGTTACTTTGGTTATTTTTCTTGGACATCATGCCTGAGAAAGATTTCCAAAAAATTTGAGCACAAACATGCTGTTTGTTCTCAGTATTTATATTGCTGCGCTCTTCTTGGCTCAACCAATGTTGTACATATAGATGGTTGTAATACTCCAAGGCCTTCTGGTAGGCTAGCTACTTAGGCTTATTACTGCTCCAAGTTTAATGCGAATTATCTCTTAAGGGTTTAAGGGATCACCACACTGATAGTTATACAACTTGGAGTCTGAGGAGGAATTAGATGACCTATAGCTAAACTGTGGAAAAAAAATGTTCTGGAATACTTATAATTCGGTACTGTTTTAGTGAGATTCAAGTTCTTATGTTGGTCGGTCTGAAGTTATAAATATCCATATCAAGGCAGTAGTTATATACATTGATTCCAAACATTCTGGCAATGGACTTGAACGACTATATATTGCGTTTTATGTACTGTAAATCACTTGTAGATTTGTATACCTCATGAAAGAAGTTGATTTAGACAGGTATGGTTCCTTAATTTATAGCCATGTAGAACTGGTTTATAGCAAAAGTTTATTTCTGGTCATTGTGTTTGTAACTTTGGTTACGGTTATGTTAAATCCTATTTGCACCTTTGACCTTGTCTGTTTATATTGTATGGAACTCAACTCCATTGTTCTCAGTTCCTGTGAAGTTTCGATTGATGCTTTATTTCTAATCTACTGCAATATAATAGTTGCTTTATTTCTAATCTACATGCTTTATTCCTAATCATACTGCAGAATGCAAATAGTGGAAGTCTTAGTAGTTGGAAGTTGGAACAAGTTGCAATGGGATGAGTTGGTCTCCCATAATTGCTGCTACTGCTCTTTCTGATTAGAGGATCATGTTTGTTTTTTCTTTCTTTCTGTAGTTGAGAAAATAATCAAAAATCTTCAATTGTATTCACCGGGTAAAGATTTACTTCAAATTGTATCAGTGCTTTTTTGTTTTGTTTTGTGCAGACTTTTGATATTATAATCTTAATGGAAGCTTTTAAGTGACGTCCAAAAATATGTATTCACAAGACTGCCAAACACAAACAAGTAGGGAGCTGACGCAGAATTGAACATGAAGAACTATGAACATGAAATCTGAGTTGCCGATGACTTCTCTTTTTTATCTTTTTAGGTGTTTGAGAGATTAAGCTGCTGTGCACTTGCAATTTACAAACACAATACCTACATGACAAGGCTATTGAGGAAACAAACTAAAATAACCATGTATTAATTCAGAACAAGTAATAGAGAAACTCCAAGTAGAGAAACTCCAAGCACAAGCAAAACAGTAGTTACTATTACAAGAACTCTTTCTAAAGAGTCTACATATGTAGTTTAAGTGTCCTACCTCCTTTCATGTTACAGCTCTGGGTTTCTGACTTTCATGTTACACTTTTGCTCCTGTCCAGTCTTCCAATTGCCTTGTTGATGATCTTCACTATATTCCTAAATTGAACTTGTTGAAAAATTTAAAAATAAAAAAAAGCAGCTGTTACAGGATTTAGGATAAAGCTGCAGAATGAGTGTCAAAGGATGAACAAAGTAAAAACAAATAAACACTAGAAGCGGCCGAAAGGACCTCTTACACTACCAGCATACACTACACTTTTCACAACAGAAGCTCTTACAAGAAGTAGATGAATCTACATAAAAAAACGAGCTCAGCAACAAGCATGGAAGCAAAATGCAAAACATTGTTGAGACTGCTATTGACCCCTCCATCGCGGACTTGAAATGGGAAAGAATCCGGAAGGAGATAAAGGATACAAAAATCCTGGAGAAGGTGGGCCTTGAGGCCCTGGACCTAAAATCCCTGATTGTGAAAACTGAAAATTGGGGGTCAGTGGAGGAAACTGTGTCCCAGGTGAAAGCAATGGATAAGGTGACCGTGGAGATAACATGTAGTTGTAACTGGTAGGGGATGGCAATAGGAACTGGGAAGTAGGAGAGGGTAAAAGTGGAGGACCATTCATTTGCGGGGATGGGAGATTAGGAGCAGGTGGTATAGGGCCATTCATTCTTGGAGGCGGCTGCGCAGGCATGGATGGGTGGGGAAGTAGACCAGTTGATGGTGGCTGCCCTTGAATTTGACCTGGACCTTGTGGTTGATGCTGAGGCTGGTTTCCCCTTGGAGTTGGATCTAGCATTGAAGTTTGAAGGTACCGCATATATGCTGAGATTGGAGACTCAGCGGTATTTGGCCACATTTCTCCAGGAGGAAATGGTGGCATCAGTGTTGGAGATGGTTGTCCGAAATGGGGAGGCCTAACAAAGCCATTGTTGTAAGGAACTGGTGGTGGGGCTGCCTGTACAGGGGCAGGAGATGGGACTACAGGTCTGTTGATAGGTGTCAATGGAGGAGGCCGAATCTTCTGCAGCCGCATACTTTGGGGTTTGGGCGGACCCTGCGGAGGCCTTGGCAAAGGATCTTGTGATGGGGAACCAGTAAGCTGCTGAACAATGTTCCTAAAGTCATTCTTGCTTATGTTGTACACCTGAGGCTGAGGCTGCTGCCTAGCAGCAGCATTCACAGCATTAGCAGCGCCAGCAGTACCATTACCGAAATTGGGTTGATGCAAAGGACTCTTCCTTATATTTTTCCCCATCTTATTCACCCCCAAATGATCAGTATGCCTATTTGTGGAATTATCCATCTTGTACAACAACACAAACAAACTTACACGCCAACCAATCTACCTTCTGTAAATGCCTCCACAAAGTCACAAACAAACTTACACGGCCAACCAATCTCCCTTCTGTGAATGCCTCCACAAAGTCAAACCACTCCTAAGCAGCTTCAACAACAATAGCACACAACTTGAAAGATTCAAACTTGAAGCCCAAAACTAGACAACTTCACCAAGCAAACCTTCAAGGAGCACAAAACCAAGCTCAAAAACCAAGCACAAGAGCTACCCTCTTCTCAGCTCAGTTCAACACACAAATCCCAGACACAATTAAAGCTTCAACAACCACCAAACAACAAATCTGACTTTCTTCCTTCCCTGTAGCTCTAACCCTCAAAACAGAAAAGACCTAAAACCCAAATCAGGCAGCAGAGAACAACCCAACCAAGATTCGAAACACAAAACACGAAACCCAATTGGGAAAACTCCCCAACACAACCAACCCTCTTAGGTTTGAAAACAAGAGAAAGCCAAGTTAAGTAAGAGACGGAATTGACAGAGAAAGAGAGGTAATAGAAAATTACGCTTGACTTGAGAGCAAGTGATACGGCAAAACATGAGACGGTCAACCCTCGATCTCAATCTCCGGGAGAAGAAGCAAAGGGGGTTTTGCTTGGTCTGGTTTGGTTTTGCAAAGACTTTTCAATATCTTCGTTTTGCGGACTTGTCTACTAGAAGAGAGTTTTTGCACGTGCTTTGCACGGGGCCTTGCAATGGACTATTTGAGGTTGCGTTTTATGTACTGTAAATCATGAAACAAGTTGATTTAGAGTTTTCATACAAATGCAAAGACAGCATGCTCATGCCTTGTGCTATGAAAAACAGATATTACATTACACTGAAGAGAGTACGATCTTATTCATGTATCAAAAGGAATAGTGAACTAGTATATACATTTACGCTACAACAAATGTGTATAAACACGTTTGATTTGTACATCCCTGAAACGACATCAAAGCGAAAAGTACAGCTGAGAGACAAAGTAAAAGCGATTCTTTTAGTCACGAAAAATACCATATTCCTGTAAACCTTGTATAAGGGAGTACTTTCTATCGTTTTTATGGTATTCTTTTTGGCTTTATCATGGCTTCAGAAGCCTTGGACCTGTATTGGAAGCCATCCAAGATGCAACAACATCCACAAGAAGGTCTAGGTCTTTGGCCACTTCTGCACGAAGGATCTTCGTTGAATCTACACCTAATGAGTTGCCTACTTCTTTAGCAACAGACTCCCATGGCGTTCCTACAGTAAGATTGGCCAACATCTCACTCCCGCGATTTACTGCATCTGCCATTGCTGGAGGCACATCTGGTATAGCCTGCAAGATATAAATGTCATCTACTGACTCTTATGGATCCAACTGGAAGTCTGGAACTTGCAAAGTTGCAATCACACAGTACAAACATGTATTTGAACTGTGAATAGTTTTAAGTCATAGATATCTATTTCAACCAAACAGTTAGTACAAGGATCACCTGTTGCAAAGGAAGCGCATGATCTCCAGGCAATAGGCGAGTTGACATGTCTAGCATAGAACTGATGGCTGAATCTGAACTCAGCACCTGTGCTAATATTGAAGTCTCGTCAATTGTATCATCCTTGAACCTCACTAGAAGATTCCTGGAAATACCGTAGTATGATTTTATCTGGAGAAAGCATCAATAGGTGGATATTATAAGTGAGAAACCTAAAGAAGTTGCAGTTGAAAAAGTCACTGTTTTCCACACACCAAAAAAAAAAGAAGGAAAACAGCTTTGTAAATTAAAGTCAAAAAGTACAAGAATGGTGAACGAACAGCCACTTATGTGATTTAAATGTCAAATACCAGTTAGCTACTAGACTAAAACAGCAATGTCAGCAGATAGACCATACATAAGCACAAAAAAATTAAGACACTGTTGCTCTCTTCCACATGAATGGAAAAAAAAAAAAAAGACATATCTGTAACCAACTGCCTGGAGTTAAAAACCGTATCTCTCCCAGAAGGTTGCTGCATGATCATCCTATGCACGTTGTCATCAATCAACGGAAAAATTCTTCACATTAAGCAGTTATAGTAACATGTATTCAACTCATAACAAAGGTCACCATGATGTAGCCTTACTAGCATCTCCTAATGGTCATTTCCCTCATTGGTGGCATAAAATCTGTTAAGTTGTGCGTAAATGGCCTCTCTTTTGATTACCATGAACATTTCCTGATGGAGTAAAACCTCATTTACAGACTTTGGTAAACAGGCTAACTTTTCGGCTTTCAGAGAGAATATGTATTTTCTAACAAGCTATATTCAAATTCTTACAGAAGCAGAATAGCTTTAGGTATGGATCATAAATGCAAACAAGTAAATAAAATGGCTAATTAAATACAATCATAAAATCTAAGCAAGTGGTTAAACGTCACCAATTGGTTAATCACTGTACAATATCATAAAGAGAAGCTATCCATGAATGTTTATACTGCTAACAGATAAAAGTTTGCTTACAAGTCGGCGAGTCTCTTCAGGTTTTGGGACAAAATCTTCTCTTCCATTGACTAGCTCCATATACAAGGGTGGAAGCTGCTCCACTAAAGGCAGAACTTGCTTCATGATCGGAGGGCTAAGGTTTTCAAAATTCCGCATAGTCATTTCAGCCTGCAGGCATTTCCATGAGAATTCATGAGACACTTGTTTAGGAGTCTTCAATGTGACTCAACAATTACTATCAATAGAGAAGAAAAAGACAAATATGAAAACACAGACCAGTGTCCACCTCTATGGAAGGGATGCTTTAGTAAAGTATTTAAATTCAGGGGCCAGAACAGAAATAAACGACTTACAGATTCACAGTATATGCTTCTGTAGTGCAATTGGTGGATTGGATTACAAGTATAGTGATATATCTTATTTATATTGAGTGTTTGACTCATCTATCACTATCTTTAAACTCATTTTGAAAAAGTTTGACATATATGTAGGGGTCTTGGAATACATATTATATGAACAGATTCATATGTTGGAGCTTCATGTTTACTAACAACGAATACATGCAATCACTTCATGAGAGGATAAGATGAAATCAATCTTTACGTAGTATACTTCAAAACCTTGTGTATATACCTATTAATAAATAATCATCTTACCCCAAGGCGAAATGTTGGTGATGATGCAATCTGTGATAAAATTGGTCCAAGGCGTTGGGCGACTGGAACAAGAACAGGTGAGAACAGAGGAACAGCATAGCTCGCCTCCTGTTAAATTGCAGAAGAACAATATTTGTGGATTAAAACTGTGTTATAGAAATAGTTTTACAAAACATATGTCTTGTTGTGATCTGTTTGTCTCTGTGTCCTTTCTGTTAGTTAGGTTCTTGTTGAGGAGTTCTGACATGTCCGCTAATGATTTCAGAAGGTAAATACCCTATTGTTGAATGCCATCAATACATTCCCGTTTCTTTGAACAGCATATCTTGAACCTGGCCAACCATTTGTGCAATGTAAGGAACTTCTAAATTACCAATCACATGCAACCTCAAAAGTAATTTGTCAGGAGAAAAAAAAAATGGCTGTACCAATCAAGAGGTGGATGACAGATCCCAAAGAATGCCCAAGGCCAAAGATAGGCAGATCTTCAATCTGCACAATCAAGCATCTTAGGTATTGTTCACCTCCGGAAGAAAATAAAGCTGGTAGAGATGAAGATCTTATTAACATAACAACTCACTGTGTCTTTAAAAAACCTATAACATCGATCAAATTTGAATTGAACTTGATCTGCAATGAAGAAGTGATCAAACCCACTAGGATATGGTGTTGCAATCACCAAAATTCCCCTACAGCAAACAAAAAAGAAACGCATTTCATATATCTGTACTCTTCTAAGAAGCAAAAAATTCAGCTTAGCAATAGCAGATTGACGAGCATCAATTAAAACAGGAGTATATTAGACAGCGGCATAGCCACATTGAACTTTCTAATCCCCACAATGACCACCACTACTCTCTGAACTAAAAAAAATGAAAAATCAGTCCACAATGACCACCACTACTCTCTGAACTAAAAAAAAAATGAAAAATCAGTTTACGTAATGCAACTGGGGATGTAAATCACTGACAAACACAAGAGTATAAGATCACACAAGTCATTAACAAATCAATCTATATATTAACAGTCAGCGCATCTACAAGCACTAAATCTCACTTCTCGGCCAGACGCTCAAGAAAGAACCGGTAGGTGAGCTGAGGGGCAGCTCCAACAAATATACCACCGATAAAATGTACAACTGCCGTCGGTTTCAAGGTTTTCGGTTTCAGAACCCATGCCCCCTGAAATACACAATGACACTATCCTTTACTAGAAGGAACAAACAAAAGTTCCATGTGAAGATCCAT
This genomic interval carries:
- the LOC101294456 gene encoding uncharacterized protein LOC101294456 isoform 2, encoding MDNSTNRHTDHLGVNKMGKNIRKSPLQQPQPQVYNISKNDFRNIVQQLTGSPSQDPLPRPPQGPPKPQSMRLQKIRPPPLTPINRPVVPSPAPVQAAPPPVPYNNGFVRPPHFGQPSPTLMPPFPPGEMWPNTAESPISAYMRYLQTSMLDPTPRGNQPQHQPQGPGQIQGQPPSTGLLPHPSMPAQPPPRMNGPIPPAPNLPSPQMNGPPLLPSPTSQFLLPSPTSYNYMLSPRSPYPLLSPGTQFPPLTPNFQFSQSGILGPGPQGPPSPGFLYPLSPSGFFPISSPRWRGQ
- the LOC101294456 gene encoding uncharacterized protein LOC101294456 isoform 1, whose translation is MDNSTNRHTDHLGVNKMGKNIRKSPLHQPNFGNGTAGAANAVNAAARQQPQPQVYNISKNDFRNIVQQLTGSPSQDPLPRPPQGPPKPQSMRLQKIRPPPLTPINRPVVPSPAPVQAAPPPVPYNNGFVRPPHFGQPSPTLMPPFPPGEMWPNTAESPISAYMRYLQTSMLDPTPRGNQPQHQPQGPGQIQGQPPSTGLLPHPSMPAQPPPRMNGPIPPAPNLPSPQMNGPPLLPSPTSQFLLPSPTSYNYMLSPRSPYPLLSPGTQFPPLTPNFQFSQSGILGPGPQGPPSPGFLYPLSPSGFFPISSPRWRGQ
- the LOC101304763 gene encoding uncharacterized protein LOC101304763; this translates as MASWVRSAQLHSYPGVHHHQSLKKRIEIQQQGQFLRLPNSHRGHLRGRVFCNFDDELAKKESQPQPTGVQLYSEIERLLTETVRQSQGGWNDSSDWSQVEGAWVLKPKTLKPTAVVHFIGGIFVGAAPQLTYRFFLERLAEKGILVIATPYPSGFDHFFIADQVQFKFDRCYRFFKDTIEDLPIFGLGHSLGSVIHLLIGSRYAVQRNGNVLMAFNNREASYAVPLFSPVLVPVAQRLGPILSQIASSPTFRLGAEMTMRNFENLSPPIMKQVLPLVEQLPPLYMELVNGREDFVPKPEETRRLIKSYYGISRNLLVRFKDDTIDETSILAQVLSSDSAISSMLDMSTRLLPGDHALPLQQAIPDVPPAMADAVNRGSEMLANLTVGTPWESVAKEVGNSLGVDSTKILRAEVAKDLDLLVDVVASWMASNTGPRLLKP